The Primulina eburnea isolate SZY01 chromosome 6, ASM2296580v1, whole genome shotgun sequence genome contains a region encoding:
- the LOC140833308 gene encoding uncharacterized protein, with amino-acid sequence MSCKYVYSHVVRLLNESDTICIEFEDAMFGRAKSIRLLKEDIVRFMEMREIGARQILVYMGHLYKDLKKKDKADYFSFVDPGNIPTCPIGTDGRDLSQHIADQLEAVCRDSICLIPYNTGYHWILTIVNEDKNMIYLLDSTSNRIRDDTWKNIVTNGVKTYNASKGISKGPGFKILTGNLKQSGSVECGYCVMRYMKEIVDCDDPQLEKMFAGCIKNQYYTQCQYDEVRSEWSEFVYSYVGA; translated from the exons ATGTCGTGCAAGTATGTCTACTCTCATGTTGTTCGATTGCTGAATGAATCGGATACCATATGCATTGAGTTTGAGGACGCTATGTTTGGACGTGCTAAAAGCATACGGTTGCTGAAGGAAGATATCGTACGCTTTATGGAGATGAGGGAGATAGGTGCCAGACAAATTTTAGTTTACATGGG TCACCTCTACaaagatttgaagaaaaaagaCAAGGCTGATTATTTTTCGTTTGTGGATCCCGGTAATATACCTACATGCCCGATTGGCACAGATGGCCGTGACTTATCACAACATATTGCTGACCAGTTGGAAGCAGTGTGTAGAGATAGCATCTGTCTCATCCCATACAACACTGG GTACCATTGGATCTTGACAATCGTCAACGAAGATAagaatatgatatatttattggaTTCTACGTCTAACAGGATCCGAGATGATACATGGAAAAATATTGTGACAAA TGGGGTGAAGACGTACAATGCCTCCAAAGGTATTTCTAAAGGGCCAGGTTTTAAAATATTGACG GGTAATCTGAAACAAAGTGGTTCGGTTGAGTGTGGATATTGCGTGATGAGATACATGAAAGAGATAGTCGATTGCGATGATCCACAGTTGGAGAAGATG tttgcaGGATGCATCAAGAACCAGTACTACACCCAATGTCAATATGACGAGGTTAGAAGTGAATGGAGTGAATTTGTTTACTCCTATGTAGGTGCTTAG